In Microcella indica, the genomic window ATGACGTCCTTGCTCACCGACTTCTTCGCCGTCGAGTAGGTGTACTTGTACTTCTCCCACGTCGCCGGCAGCACCTCGTGGCTCTCGCCGTCGACCTCGACGCGCACCGTGCGACCGATGCTCTCGACCGTGCCGAGCGTGCCGTTCACCCACCGCGGCGGCCCGTCGCCGCTCGTGTCGTTGCGCAGGAACATCACCTGCGCCCCGACCTTGAGCTCGAGCTGCTCGTCCGCCGGGTAGCCGCCCGCGCCGCCGAACTCGCCGATGATCTCGGCACGGGCGGTCTTGGAGTCTCCGGGCAGGCGGCGCAGGGCATCCCGATTGATGCGCGTGACAGTCGCGTTCGTCGTCGCGAGGGTCAGCACGCCCTCCTCGGGTGCGGGGCGCGAGCCGGCCTCGTTGAGGGCGCGCCCGATCTCGGGCGTGACGGTGCCGTGGCGCACGGCGGTGAGCATGGCGCGAAAGTCGGCGTCCTGCTGACGGTGGATGGTCTGCAGCTCGACGATGCGCAGATCCGTGTACTGCCACACGGCCGCATCGAAGAACCACATCGAGCGGTAGTGGTCGGCGTAGTAGGCGCGCTCTCCCTCATCGCGGCCCGGCACGGGGGCGAGCTGGTACGGGTCGCCGAAGAGCACGACCTGAGCCCCGCCGAAGGGCTCGTGGCGACGGGCGCGCGACTGGCGCAGGCGACGGTCGATCGCGTCCATGAGGTCGGCGCTCACCATCGAGACCTCGTCGATGACGACGGTGTCGACGCTCGCGAGCAGCCGGCGCAGCTCCGGCGGATCGTCGAGGTCGTGATCTGCGATGAGCCCGATGGGCAGTCGGAAGAGCGAGTGGATCGTCTGCCCGCCCACGTTCAGTGCGGCGACCCCCGTCGGCGCGCACACGATCGCCGTGCGGTCCGTCGTCGTCAAATAGGTCTCGAGCAGGGTCGACTTGCCGGTGCCCGCGCGGCCCGTGACGAAGACGTGTTCGCGCGTCGACTCGATGAGGTCGAGCACGGCGGACTGCTCGGGGCTCAGCGTGGTGCCGTCGGGCGAGCGCCTGGCCTCGTCAGGTACCGCCATGACGCTCCTGCCTGCGATCGGAAACCTCCACTGTATCCGACGAGCTGCAGCACGAACCGTAGGCTGAGGACATGAAGCGGGCACCCCTGGTCTGGGGAGGAGCGGTGGCGGCAGTGGTCGCAGCGGGCGCAGGCCTGCTCGCCCTCGTCATCGGCGCCACGGCCACGCCGGAGGCCCACGTCGAGCGTTATCTGCAGGCGCTCGCGGCCGATGACCTCGTGACCGCCTCGCGCCTCGCCGGACTCGCCGAGGGGTCGCCCACCCCGGTCGGCGACGCGGGCGAGCCCACCGTGCTCGCCGTGCTCGGCCGCATCGAGCGCGGCGACGACCGGGTCGCCATCATCGCGGAGTACGGAGGGCCCACGGATGCGGCCACCGTCATCTTCACTCTCGCTCCCGCCGAGCCCCTGCTCGGCATCATCCCGCAGTGGAGCTTCACGACACCTCCCGTGCGCAGCCTCGAGGTCGGCGTGGACCAGCACGACGAGTTCCTCATCAACGACGGGCGCCTCGCCGCTGCCGCCGCGGGCGAGACCGCCCGCGTCACCGGGTTCGTACCCGCGCGGCTCGAGATCGGTATCGCCGACCCCTACGTCGACGGGCGGTCGGTGAGCGTTCGACTCACCGGCGCCGCACCCCGCGTCGTCGTGCTCGAGGCCGAGCCGACCGCACGGCTCGAGCGCGGCGTGCTGCGGCAGGTCGAGGCGTTCCTCGCGGACTGCGTGGAGCAGGAGGTTCTGCAGCCGGCCGGCTGCCCCTTCGGCCGTGCGATCGACGATCGCGTGCTCGGGCTGCCGCAGTGGGAGCTCGTGAGCGACCCGATCCTCACGCTCACCGCCTCCTCCACTCCCGGCACGTGGGAGGTGCGCGCTCTCGCCGAGGTGGGGCTGCGCGTGACGGTACAGCGCCTGTTCGACGGGCGGATCTCCGACGTCGACACGACCCTCACGGCAACGGTCACGGGTGAGGTCGTCACGCGCGACGGCATGCCACGGCTGACGATCGCGCCGCCGCGCGGCTGAGCGGCTGCCTGCTCAGGAGGCCGGGCGGAGGGAACGCTGGGCGGCTACGAACTCGCGCGATCGGCGCGCTGAGCGAGCATCTCGTTGTAGGCCTGCAGCTCGGCGTCGCCGTCTCGCTCGGCTTGCCGGTCGCGCCGTTTCGACTCGCGACCGTCGGAGCGGCTCCACGACAGCATGACGAGTAGCGCGAGCGCGAGCGTCGGAATCTCGCCGACGCTCCACGCGATGCCACCGCCCGTCTGCTGGTCGGCGAGCGGCGCCTGGCCCCACTCGCGGCCCATCGCCCCGTACCACTCCGGCAGCAGGAGGCCCGTGCCCGTGAGCAGGAAGAGCCCGAAGAAGGCGTGGAACGCCATGGTCGCCATGAGGATGAGCAGCCGGATCGGGTACGCCGGCCGGTAGGGCGCGGGGTCGATGCCGATGAGTGCGTT contains:
- a CDS encoding ATP-dependent DNA helicase, which encodes MAVPDEARRSPDGTTLSPEQSAVLDLIESTREHVFVTGRAGTGKSTLLETYLTTTDRTAIVCAPTGVAALNVGGQTIHSLFRLPIGLIADHDLDDPPELRRLLASVDTVVIDEVSMVSADLMDAIDRRLRQSRARRHEPFGGAQVVLFGDPYQLAPVPGRDEGERAYYADHYRSMWFFDAAVWQYTDLRIVELQTIHRQQDADFRAMLTAVRHGTVTPEIGRALNEAGSRPAPEEGVLTLATTNATVTRINRDALRRLPGDSKTARAEIIGEFGGAGGYPADEQLELKVGAQVMFLRNDTSGDGPPRWVNGTLGTVESIGRTVRVEVDGESHEVLPATWEKYKYTYSTAKKSVSKDVIAEFTQFPLRLAWAVTIHKSQGSTYDQAIVDLGPRAFAPGQTYVALSRIRSLEGLHLTRPLRPSDIIVDDNVRRFMADVEPLIGRAVDGPAA